The Streptomyces sp. V4I8 genome includes the window CAAGCGGGCCACTGTACTTCCAGCCCTAAGGAGGTGTCGCTGCCGGCGAGTACGCGGCACTCGGAGGCGGCCCGGCGGCCACGGTTGGTTCGCTCCGCCCCGGCGTGACGCCCCGTCATCTCCGCAGGCTGCGATGGCCTCAGCCTGTCGCCGCGGCAAGACCCATGGCACTCAAGGGGCTTCCCCTCCCTGGGGCACGACATCCCCATTCGGCCATTCCCGCGTCCGTCCGTGGACACCGGACCGTCTGAATGGAACGCTCGCTACAGACCGCGGGCGGTCCCCAGGAAGTACGCCCCCCCGGCCGCGCCGACGCCGTTCCCGTACGCGCCGCGCAGCGCTCACCAGCTCGAAGTCCTCGCCGCTGCCGAGTCCTGGTACGCCCCGATTCCTCACCGAGAGGGGTTCACCGCATGAAGTGCTCAGCCGTCACGGCCGCAACCGCCGCCGTTCTCCTTGCCATTGCGACGCATCCCGTCGCCCATGCCGCGGCTCCCCCGGCCGCCGGGCCCACCGGGCCCACCGGGCCTGCCGAGTTCACCGTGGACACCACCGACGACGCGGTCGACGCCGACGGGTCGGACGGCAGGTGTCTCACCGCCTCGGGCGCGTGCAGTCTGCGGGCCGCGGTGATGGCCGCCAACTCCCGGCCGGCCAGTACGATCACGCTGCCTCCCGGCCACTACCGGCTGACGATCCCGCCCGACCCGCGGCTGATCATCGGCGACCATCCCGACCCCACCACGGGGGACCTGAACGTCGCCGCCCGGACCACGATCAAGGGCGCCGACGCGCGGACCACCGTCATCGACGCCAACCACCTGGACCGGGCCTTCCGCATGCAGGCGGACAGCAGGCTCTCCGATCTGACGATCACCGGAGGAGTGACCAGGCAACGCGAACTGCCCATCACCGACACCGGTGGTGGCGCGATCGCCAACGGACACCACATGACGCTGCGCCGGGTCACCGTGAGCGGGAACTCCGCCGGTTACGGCGGCGGCATCTTCAACGTCCCGGGCTCCCACCTCGATCTGGTCGACAGCACCGTCAGCGGGAACGTCGCCGGAGAGGCCGGCGGCATCCGGTTCGACAGCACCGGCACCGTGACCAACTCGACGATCGCGGACAACCGGGTGACGAACCCCGGCGACCGTCCGGGCAGCCTCGCCGGTTACGGCGGAGGCATCGACATCCGGGGAAGGGGGCCCGTGGAGATCCTCAACTCGACCATCACCGGAAACCGTTCGAGCGATGGCGGGGGCGGGATCAACTTCGCCCCCGCCTATCTCGACAGTCTGCCCGCACCGATCCCCGACGTCATCGATCTGCCCCTGGGGCGCATGACGCTGCGCAACTCCGTCATCGCAGGCAACACCGTCGACGG containing:
- a CDS encoding choice-of-anchor Q domain-containing protein, translating into MKCSAVTAATAAVLLAIATHPVAHAAAPPAAGPTGPTGPAEFTVDTTDDAVDADGSDGRCLTASGACSLRAAVMAANSRPASTITLPPGHYRLTIPPDPRLIIGDHPDPTTGDLNVAARTTIKGADARTTVIDANHLDRAFRMQADSRLSDLTITGGVTRQRELPITDTGGGAIANGHHMTLRRVTVSGNSAGYGGGIFNVPGSHLDLVDSTVSGNVAGEAGGIRFDSTGTVTNSTIADNRVTNPGDRPGSLAGYGGGIDIRGRGPVEILNSTITGNRSSDGGGGINFAPAYLDSLPAPIPDVIDLPLGRMTLRNSVIAGNTVDGAPADCKKAFATIASQGNNMDGDGSCRLTAAGDLPGRAPLIGPLADNGGPTDTVALLPGSPALDAADGCPATDQRGVTRPQGAACDIGAFEQTS